From a single Methylosinus sp. H3A genomic region:
- the nhaA gene encoding Na+/H+ antiporter NhaA gives MKHHSHHAAPSTLRRFLASEAAGGVVLMASAAVALALANSPWADSYHGLLAAPIAGHTALHWINDGLMAVFFLLVGLEIKRELVDGHLRHWSARVLPGVGALGGMLAPALIYAYFNGHSPEMARGWAIPSATDIAFALGVLALLGDRVPGALKVFLTALAILDDLGAIVIIAIFYAGEPAAQPLLGAGVTLFLLLGLNLFEVKFLPLYLLLGVALWHFVQLSGVHATLAGVLLAVMIPLRLSGPDPDEHTPLHRLENALGPFVAFIVLPLFGFANAGVALGGGDLAAAGAPVLLGVALGLFIGKQAGVFAAIALAIGTRIASRPPKTGWVQLYGVSVLCGVGFTMSLFIGQIAFEADEGAMRATKIGVLAGSAASIALGSLVLWIAARRAAARRLLTNS, from the coding sequence ATGAAACACCATTCGCATCACGCCGCGCCTTCGACGCTGCGCCGCTTTCTCGCGAGCGAGGCGGCCGGCGGCGTCGTGCTGATGGCGAGCGCGGCGGTCGCGCTCGCGCTCGCCAATTCGCCGTGGGCGGATTCTTATCACGGCCTGCTCGCGGCGCCGATCGCCGGCCATACGGCGCTGCATTGGATCAACGACGGGCTGATGGCGGTGTTTTTCCTGCTCGTCGGCCTCGAGATCAAGCGCGAGCTCGTGGATGGCCATTTGCGCCATTGGTCCGCCCGCGTGCTGCCCGGCGTCGGGGCGCTCGGCGGAATGCTCGCGCCGGCGTTGATCTACGCCTATTTCAACGGCCATTCGCCGGAGATGGCGCGTGGCTGGGCCATACCGTCGGCGACCGACATCGCCTTCGCGCTCGGCGTTCTGGCGCTGCTCGGCGACCGCGTCCCCGGCGCGCTGAAAGTGTTTCTCACCGCGCTCGCCATTCTCGACGATCTCGGCGCCATCGTCATCATCGCGATATTCTACGCCGGCGAGCCCGCGGCGCAGCCCCTTCTCGGCGCCGGGGTGACTCTGTTCCTGCTGCTCGGCCTCAATCTCTTCGAGGTGAAATTCCTCCCGCTTTATCTCCTGCTCGGCGTGGCGCTGTGGCATTTCGTGCAGCTCAGCGGCGTACATGCGACGCTCGCCGGCGTGCTGCTCGCCGTCATGATTCCGCTGCGCCTCTCCGGGCCGGACCCGGACGAGCACACACCGCTGCATCGGCTCGAGAATGCGCTCGGCCCCTTCGTCGCCTTTATCGTGCTGCCGCTCTTCGGCTTCGCCAATGCGGGCGTGGCGCTCGGCGGCGGCGATCTCGCGGCGGCCGGCGCGCCGGTTCTTCTCGGCGTGGCGCTCGGCCTCTTCATCGGCAAGCAGGCCGGCGTTTTCGCAGCTATAGCGCTCGCCATAGGGACGCGGATCGCATCGCGGCCGCCCAAGACCGGCTGGGTCCAGCTCTATGGCGTTTCCGTGCTTTGCGGAGTGGGCTTTACAATGAGCCTGTTCATCGGCCAGATCGCCTTCGAGGCCGATGAGGGCGCGATGCGCGCGACGAAGATCGGCGTGCTCGCCGGCTCGGCCGCCTCCATCGCGCTCGGCTCGCTGGTTCTGTGGATCGCGGCGAGGCGCGCGGCGGCGAGGCGTCTGCTGACCAATTCGTAA
- the gyrA gene encoding DNA gyrase subunit A, translating into MAENDTDDTGPTPPGSDIRPVSIADEMKRSYLDYAMSVIVSRALPDVRDGLKPVHRRIMFSMHENGHTPDKPYVKSARIVGDVMGKYHPHGDAAIYDALVRMAQPFSMRLPLIDGQGNFGSVDNDPPAAMRYTESRLAKPALALLENLDEGSVDFKPNYDDKEMEPTVLPARFPNLLVNGAGGIAVGMATNIPPHNLGEVIDAAIALIDRPDMTVAELMEIVPGPDFPTAATILGRGGIRNAYSTGRGSIIMRAKAEIETLRKEREALIFTEIPYQVNKAALIERIAELVREKKIEGISDLRDESDRQGMRIVVELKRDAVADVVLNQLWRHTALQSSFPVNMIALNGGRPELLTLKDVLVAFVDFRETVVTRRTKFRLAKARDAAHLQVGLAIAVANIDEVIRLIRTSADAATAREALMEREWPAKDMAPLVALIADPRHVLSEDGAIRLSEAQARAILELRLQRLTALGREEIAEALNKLAVEIAEYLEILRSREKLFGIVKDEMIAVKEQYSTPRRTQIVDGDGDVEDEDLIAREDMVVTVSHAGYIKRVPLSTYRAQRRGGKGRSGMQTKEEDFVQRLFVASTHTPVLFFSSLGRAYKEKVWRLPLAAPQARGKALVNLLPLEQGERITTIMPLPEDVSSWATLDAIFATTGGTVRRNKLSDFSDVRRSGIIAMKLDEGEAIVDVATAAEQEDILLTTREGQCIRFPVSDVRVFQGRTSMGVRGIALADDDRVISMSVLRHFEAVGDERAAYLKRAAAQRRNAGAEGAEEGAAETEEASTAIELTEARFREMEQAEQIILTVSENGYGKRSSSFEYRITGRGGKGIVAMAVNARNGKLVASFPVGRGDEIMLVTDGGQLIRCPVEGIRIAGRGTQGVIVFDTAEGERVVSVEHLADAGEAEEEAGPEAG; encoded by the coding sequence TTGGCCGAGAACGACACAGACGACACTGGACCGACCCCGCCCGGCTCCGATATTCGCCCGGTTTCGATCGCCGACGAGATGAAGCGCAGCTATCTCGATTACGCGATGAGCGTGATCGTGAGCCGCGCTCTGCCGGATGTGCGCGACGGTCTGAAGCCCGTGCATCGGCGCATCATGTTCTCCATGCACGAGAACGGCCATACGCCCGATAAGCCTTACGTGAAATCGGCGCGCATCGTCGGCGACGTCATGGGTAAATATCACCCGCATGGCGACGCCGCGATCTATGACGCGCTGGTGCGTATGGCGCAGCCCTTCTCGATGCGGCTGCCGCTCATCGACGGGCAGGGCAATTTCGGCTCCGTCGACAACGACCCGCCGGCGGCCATGCGTTACACCGAGTCGCGCCTCGCCAAGCCGGCGCTGGCGCTGCTCGAGAACCTCGATGAAGGCTCCGTCGATTTCAAGCCGAATTATGACGACAAGGAGATGGAGCCGACCGTCCTTCCGGCGCGCTTCCCCAATCTGCTCGTCAATGGCGCCGGCGGCATCGCCGTCGGCATGGCGACGAATATTCCGCCGCACAATCTCGGCGAAGTGATCGACGCCGCCATCGCGCTGATCGACCGGCCCGACATGACCGTCGCTGAGCTGATGGAGATCGTGCCCGGCCCGGATTTCCCCACGGCGGCGACGATTCTGGGGCGCGGCGGCATTCGCAACGCCTATTCGACCGGGCGCGGCTCGATCATCATGCGCGCCAAGGCCGAGATCGAGACTTTGCGCAAGGAGCGCGAGGCGCTCATCTTCACCGAGATTCCCTATCAGGTGAACAAGGCTGCGCTGATCGAGCGCATCGCCGAGCTCGTCCGGGAGAAGAAGATCGAAGGCATTTCCGATCTCCGGGACGAATCCGATCGCCAAGGCATGCGCATCGTCGTCGAGCTGAAGCGCGACGCGGTGGCGGATGTGGTGCTGAACCAGCTCTGGCGCCATACGGCTCTGCAATCGAGCTTCCCGGTCAATATGATCGCGCTCAATGGCGGCCGGCCGGAGCTGCTGACGCTGAAGGACGTGCTCGTCGCCTTCGTCGATTTCCGTGAGACGGTCGTCACGCGGCGCACGAAATTCCGCCTCGCCAAGGCGCGCGACGCGGCGCATCTGCAGGTCGGCCTCGCTATCGCCGTCGCCAATATCGACGAGGTCATCCGCCTCATCCGCACCTCGGCCGACGCCGCCACGGCGCGCGAGGCGCTGATGGAGCGCGAATGGCCGGCCAAGGACATGGCGCCGCTCGTCGCGCTGATCGCCGATCCGCGGCATGTGCTCTCCGAGGATGGCGCGATCCGCCTTTCCGAGGCGCAGGCGCGCGCCATACTGGAACTGCGCCTGCAGCGCCTCACCGCTCTCGGCCGCGAGGAGATCGCCGAGGCGCTGAACAAGCTCGCCGTCGAGATCGCCGAATATCTCGAGATTTTGCGCTCGCGCGAAAAACTGTTCGGGATCGTCAAGGACGAGATGATCGCGGTCAAGGAGCAATATTCGACGCCCCGCCGCACGCAGATCGTCGATGGAGACGGCGACGTCGAGGACGAGGATCTGATCGCGCGAGAGGACATGGTCGTCACGGTCTCGCACGCCGGCTACATCAAGCGCGTGCCGCTCTCGACCTATCGCGCGCAGCGGCGCGGCGGCAAGGGTCGCTCCGGCATGCAGACGAAGGAAGAAGATTTCGTCCAGCGCCTCTTCGTCGCCTCGACGCATACGCCGGTGCTGTTCTTCTCCTCGCTCGGCCGCGCCTACAAAGAGAAAGTGTGGCGTCTGCCGCTGGCGGCTCCGCAGGCGCGTGGCAAGGCGCTGGTCAATCTTCTGCCGCTCGAGCAGGGGGAGCGCATCACCACCATCATGCCGCTGCCGGAGGACGTGTCGAGCTGGGCGACGCTCGACGCCATATTCGCGACGACGGGCGGCACGGTGCGGCGCAACAAGCTCTCGGATTTCTCCGACGTGCGCCGCTCCGGCATCATCGCCATGAAGCTCGACGAAGGCGAGGCCATCGTCGATGTCGCCACCGCGGCGGAGCAGGAGGATATTCTGCTGACGACGCGCGAGGGGCAGTGCATCCGCTTCCCGGTGAGCGATGTGCGCGTCTTCCAAGGGCGCACCTCCATGGGCGTGCGCGGCATCGCGCTCGCCGACGACGATCGCGTGATATCGATGTCGGTCCTGCGCCACTTCGAGGCGGTCGGCGACGAGCGCGCGGCCTATCTCAAGCGCGCCGCCGCTCAGCGACGCAATGCGGGAGCGGAAGGCGCGGAGGAGGGCGCGGCGGAGACTGAGGAGGCCTCGACCGCGATCGAGCTGACGGAAGCGCGCTTCCGCGAGATGGAGCAGGCGGAGCAGATCATCCTGACCGTCTCCGAGAACGGCTATGGCAAGCGCAGCTCCTCCTTCGAATATCGCATCACCGGACGCGGCGGCAAAGGCATCGTCGCCATGGCGGTGAACGCCCGCAACGGCAAGCTCGTCGCCTCCTTCCCCGTGGGCCGGGGCGACGAGATCATGCTGGTGACCGACGGCGGTCAGCTCATCCGCTGCCCGGTGGAGGGCATACGCATCGCCGGCCGCGGCACGCAGGGCGTCATCGTCTTCGACACGGCGGAGGGCGAGCGCGTCGTCTCGGTCGAGCATTTGGCCGATGCGGGCGAGGCGGAGGAAGAGGCGGGCCCCGAGGCGGGCTGA
- a CDS encoding GCG_CRPN prefix-to-repeats domain-containing protein — MKFRLAFVAALALAGVEAPAAMAMPAAPLTDAAAAGSLTQEIGGRCGPGWHVDPWGRCVPHRRPPPPAYGPRPGYHPPPPAYGPRPGYHPPPAYGPRPGFRCGPGFHVNQWGRCAPNHW; from the coding sequence ATGAAATTCAGACTAGCTTTCGTCGCCGCGCTCGCGCTCGCCGGCGTCGAGGCGCCGGCGGCGATGGCCATGCCGGCCGCGCCGCTGACAGACGCAGCCGCCGCCGGCTCGCTCACGCAGGAGATCGGCGGACGCTGCGGCCCGGGCTGGCACGTCGATCCCTGGGGCCGCTGCGTGCCGCATCGTCGTCCGCCGCCGCCCGCCTATGGTCCGCGTCCTGGCTATCATCCGCCGCCGCCCGCTTACGGTCCGCGTCCAGGCTATCATCCGCCGCCGGCCTATGGTCCGCGTCCTGGCTTCCGTTGCGGCCCCGGCTTCCACGTCAATCAATGGGGTCGTTGCGCGCCGAATCACTGGTGA